The Microbacterium foliorum genome has a window encoding:
- the qcrC gene encoding cytochrome bc1 complex diheme cytochrome c subunit, giving the protein MAREKKRRSNGRRSPLAAAALIGAGLMITGAVYAGTSAAFAATDTQTAASSTLTVDDGEKLFTANCATCHGLDLQGTPNGPSLYGVGELAVEFQMSTGRMPLQMQGPQAPQKEPQFTEDQILAISSFVQESAPGPTFPEDHLLDGGGDVANGAELFRVNCAMCHNVAAAGGALTEGKYAPALTETSALHMYAAMVTGPQNMPVFGDMNLSDEDKRDIISALLYQQQSVQIGGFSLGSLGPVSEGLFVWIFGIGALVAITVWITAKSN; this is encoded by the coding sequence ATGGCACGAGAGAAGAAGCGCCGTTCGAACGGCCGTCGCAGTCCCCTGGCTGCCGCAGCACTCATCGGCGCAGGCCTGATGATCACCGGTGCGGTGTACGCCGGAACGTCGGCGGCCTTCGCCGCGACCGACACGCAGACCGCAGCGTCCAGCACGCTCACCGTCGACGACGGCGAGAAGCTGTTCACGGCGAACTGCGCCACCTGCCACGGTCTCGACCTGCAGGGAACGCCCAACGGGCCCAGCCTGTACGGAGTGGGCGAGCTGGCGGTCGAGTTCCAGATGTCCACCGGACGCATGCCGCTGCAGATGCAGGGACCGCAGGCGCCGCAGAAGGAGCCGCAGTTCACCGAAGACCAGATCCTCGCGATCTCGTCGTTCGTGCAGGAGTCCGCCCCCGGCCCCACCTTCCCGGAGGATCACCTCCTCGACGGCGGCGGCGACGTCGCCAACGGTGCCGAGCTCTTCCGTGTCAACTGCGCCATGTGCCACAACGTCGCCGCAGCCGGTGGAGCGCTCACCGAGGGCAAGTACGCCCCCGCCCTGACCGAGACCAGCGCACTGCACATGTACGCGGCCATGGTCACCGGTCCCCAGAACATGCCTGTCTTCGGCGACATGAACCTGTCGGACGAGGACAAGCGCGACATCATCTCGGCGCTGCTCTACCAGCAGCAGTCGGTGCAGATCGGCGGGTTCTCGCTCGGTTCGCTCGGCCCCGTCTCCGAGGGCCTGTTCGTCTGGATCTTCGGGATCGGCGCACTCGTCGCGATCACCGTGTGGATCACGGCGAAGTCCAACTGA
- a CDS encoding GNAT family N-acetyltransferase — MSAVIRAAVADDAEALQAVEAHADALLIDRIGATHWPAAADGASRLAAPGFVLVLEDSDSSSPDDSSPVGFVHVLDAEGHAHLEQLSVLPSAGRRGHGRRLVEAALAEARERGYTRVSLRTYAEIPWNAPFYASCGFLESIPETSFQRALVDTEARLDLDRYGRRIQMTVEL; from the coding sequence ATGAGCGCCGTCATCCGTGCGGCGGTCGCTGACGATGCCGAAGCGCTGCAGGCCGTCGAGGCCCACGCCGATGCGCTTCTGATCGACAGGATCGGTGCGACGCACTGGCCCGCCGCCGCCGACGGGGCGTCGAGACTCGCGGCGCCCGGTTTCGTCCTCGTGCTCGAGGACTCCGACAGCTCCTCGCCAGATGATTCCTCTCCCGTCGGCTTCGTCCACGTCCTGGACGCGGAAGGGCACGCACACCTCGAGCAGCTTTCCGTCCTGCCCTCCGCGGGACGGCGGGGCCACGGTCGACGGCTCGTCGAGGCGGCCTTGGCGGAAGCACGCGAACGTGGCTACACGCGGGTCTCGCTGCGGACGTACGCCGAGATCCCGTGGAATGCGCCGTTCTATGCGAGCTGCGGCTTTCTGGAGAGCATTCCCGAGACGTCGTTCCAGCGCGCTCTCGTCGACACAGAGGCACGCCTCGACCTCGACCGCTACGGCCGTCGCATCCAGATGACCGTGGAGCTCTGA
- the qcrA gene encoding cytochrome bc1 complex Rieske iron-sulfur subunit, with protein sequence MAHDDDSQALDRAYQPSPGLGVAVSDPVQNPGLPPHRERMTDKDPRTEKTAERTVYTLFYLSLAGSIWAVAAYMLFPIESGALIDIRQNNLFIGLGIALALLSIGIGAIHWSKALMSDKEHIEHRHPTRGKDSTREAVVEAFATANEESGFGRRTMIRNSLFAAIVASIIPGVTLFRGLAPHSTPDDPTAGDPVVLLKQTMWEKGQRLVRDPDGTPIRAADVTIGSAFHVIPEDLADLSHHDGYLEEKAKAIVLMMRLRPEQLTEAEDRKDWSYDGIVAYSKVCTHVGCPVALYEQQTHHLLCPCHQSQFDVTDHAKVIFGPAARPLPQLPITVDDEGYLVARSDFTEPVGPSFWERH encoded by the coding sequence ATGGCACACGACGACGACTCGCAGGCTCTCGATAGGGCCTACCAGCCCTCTCCGGGGCTGGGTGTCGCAGTCAGCGATCCCGTGCAGAACCCCGGTCTTCCGCCGCACCGCGAGCGGATGACCGACAAGGACCCGCGCACTGAGAAGACTGCGGAGCGCACGGTCTACACGCTGTTCTACCTCTCGCTGGCCGGAAGCATCTGGGCGGTCGCCGCCTACATGCTCTTCCCCATCGAGAGCGGCGCGCTCATCGACATCCGACAGAACAACCTCTTCATCGGTCTCGGCATCGCGCTCGCACTGCTGTCCATCGGAATCGGCGCGATCCACTGGTCCAAGGCGCTGATGAGCGACAAAGAGCACATCGAGCACCGCCACCCCACCCGGGGCAAGGACTCGACGCGTGAGGCCGTCGTCGAGGCGTTCGCCACGGCGAACGAGGAGTCCGGGTTCGGACGCCGCACGATGATCCGCAACTCGCTGTTCGCCGCGATCGTCGCCTCGATCATCCCGGGCGTGACGCTCTTCCGCGGTCTCGCTCCGCACAGCACCCCCGATGACCCCACCGCGGGCGACCCGGTCGTGCTGCTCAAGCAGACGATGTGGGAGAAGGGTCAGCGGCTGGTGCGCGACCCCGACGGCACGCCGATCCGTGCTGCCGACGTCACCATCGGCTCCGCGTTCCACGTGATCCCTGAAGACCTCGCAGACCTCAGCCACCACGACGGCTACCTCGAGGAGAAGGCGAAGGCGATCGTGCTGATGATGCGCCTCCGTCCCGAGCAGCTCACCGAGGCCGAGGACCGCAAGGACTGGTCGTACGACGGCATCGTCGCGTACTCCAAGGTCTGCACCCACGTCGGCTGCCCTGTCGCTCTGTACGAGCAGCAGACGCACCACCTGCTGTGCCCCTGCCACCAGTCGCAGTTCGACGTGACCGATCACGCCAAGGTCATCTTCGGCCCGGCCGCACGCCCGCTGCCGCAGCTGCCCATCACCGTCGACGACGAGGGCTACCTCGTCGCACGCAGTGACTTCACCGAGCCCGTCGGCCCGAGCTTCTGGGAGCGCCATTGA
- the trpD gene encoding anthranilate phosphoribosyltransferase, giving the protein MADSVTWSDVLTTLLERRDLSVWESTWAMRQIMRGDVTEAQLAGFLVALRAKGETIDEIVGFRDAILEAAVPLPVSPDVLDIVGTGGDRVGTVNVSTTAAVIIGATGVPVVKHGNRAASSSSGSSDVLSALGLELTLDPAAVSSILDRTGITFAWAGAFHPGFKHAAKVRSELGVPTVFNMLGPLCNPARAEANAVGVAQLERVPLITGVFRTRGATALVFRGDDGLDELTTTGHSRIWEVTRGDIHEHDLDPRDLGIPIADLSDLLGGTPDHNAAILRRTLEGETGPVRDIVLLNAAAGIVAFELSQDAAQVQRPILERLREGYESAAQAIDDGRALAKLDQWIGVSRELASA; this is encoded by the coding sequence ATGGCTGATTCCGTGACCTGGTCCGACGTGCTCACCACCCTTCTGGAGCGCCGGGACCTCAGCGTCTGGGAGTCCACCTGGGCCATGCGCCAGATCATGCGGGGAGACGTGACCGAGGCGCAGCTCGCCGGGTTCCTCGTCGCGCTGCGGGCCAAGGGCGAGACGATCGACGAGATCGTCGGGTTCCGCGACGCCATCCTCGAAGCCGCCGTGCCTCTGCCGGTGTCGCCGGATGTCCTCGACATCGTGGGAACCGGCGGCGACCGCGTCGGCACGGTGAACGTGTCGACGACCGCCGCCGTGATCATCGGAGCGACGGGGGTGCCCGTCGTCAAGCACGGCAACCGTGCCGCGAGCTCGTCGTCCGGCTCATCCGACGTGCTGAGCGCACTCGGACTCGAACTCACGCTCGATCCGGCCGCCGTGTCGTCGATCCTCGATCGCACGGGCATCACCTTCGCCTGGGCCGGCGCCTTCCACCCGGGGTTCAAGCACGCGGCGAAGGTCCGCAGCGAGCTCGGGGTGCCCACCGTGTTCAACATGCTCGGGCCGCTCTGCAACCCCGCCCGTGCCGAGGCCAACGCCGTCGGCGTCGCGCAGCTCGAGCGCGTCCCGCTGATCACCGGCGTCTTCCGCACCCGAGGAGCGACGGCCCTGGTGTTCCGTGGCGACGACGGCCTCGATGAGCTGACGACGACCGGTCACAGCCGCATCTGGGAGGTCACCCGCGGTGACATCCACGAGCACGACCTCGACCCGCGCGACCTCGGCATCCCGATCGCCGACCTCTCGGATCTCCTCGGAGGGACCCCTGATCACAACGCCGCGATCCTCCGTCGCACTCTCGAGGGGGAGACCGGACCCGTGCGCGACATCGTGCTGCTCAATGCGGCGGCCGGCATCGTCGCCTTCGAGCTCTCGCAGGATGCTGCCCAGGTGCAGCGGCCCATCCTGGAGCGCCTGCGTGAGGGATACGAGAGCGCCGCACAGGCGATCGACGACGGCCGCGCCCTCGCGAAGCTCGACCAGTGGATCGGCGTGAGTCGCGAGCTGGCATCGGCATAG
- a CDS encoding RidA family protein yields the protein MSSAVHLIRSTDLAAAPYAYAATAPAGSRLIFLAGACPLEDDGSTTAPGDYAAQAARCMQTLKAALDASGAALTDVISTRVLVASSSQRDLVAAWDVIHEAFGDHDVPSTLLGVTVLGYDDQLVEIEAIAAVAEQRV from the coding sequence ATGAGCTCAGCAGTCCATCTCATCCGTTCCACCGACCTGGCCGCTGCACCCTACGCGTACGCGGCCACAGCTCCCGCCGGCTCCCGGCTGATCTTCCTCGCCGGCGCCTGCCCTCTCGAAGACGACGGCAGCACCACCGCTCCCGGGGACTACGCCGCGCAGGCCGCCCGCTGCATGCAGACTCTGAAGGCAGCGCTCGATGCGAGCGGGGCTGCGCTGACCGACGTGATCAGCACCCGGGTGCTCGTCGCCTCGTCGTCACAGAGAGATCTGGTGGCCGCCTGGGACGTCATCCATGAGGCGTTCGGCGACCACGACGTACCGAGCACCCTGCTGGGCGTCACCGTGCTCGGCTACGACGACCAGCTGGTCGAGATCGAGGCGATCGCGGCAGTCGCGGAGCAGCGCGTATGA
- a CDS encoding PHP domain-containing protein: protein MDPVAALLEIASLLERERASRYRAKAFRVAAAALQQLPEDVRADPTRLRAAKGIGDSTFGVIRQAQGGEVPDYLVELRGEVEPERTSALRARLRGDLHAHTDWSDGTTPIPVMAAAARALGHEYQAITDHSPRLRVARGLSAERLREQMPLVRAESGDGFTLLTGIEVDILDDGALDQEEQLLGELDIVVASVHSKLRMDRRPMTARMLAAVAHPRVNVLGHCTGRLVQGERGTRAESQFDAEAVFAACAENGVAVEINSRPERQDPPDELIAIALEAGCLFSIDSDAHAPGQLSLLDHGAERAERAGVPAARIITTWGLERLLAWAR, encoded by the coding sequence ATGGATCCCGTCGCAGCGCTGCTCGAGATCGCGTCTCTGCTCGAGCGCGAGCGCGCGTCGAGGTATCGGGCGAAGGCGTTCAGAGTGGCGGCCGCGGCTCTGCAGCAGCTTCCGGAAGACGTCAGGGCCGACCCCACCCGGCTCCGTGCCGCGAAGGGGATCGGCGACTCGACCTTCGGTGTGATCCGACAGGCGCAGGGCGGCGAGGTGCCGGACTACCTCGTCGAGCTCCGGGGCGAGGTCGAGCCCGAGCGCACGTCGGCACTGAGAGCACGGCTGCGGGGAGATCTGCACGCCCACACGGACTGGTCGGACGGCACGACGCCGATCCCGGTGATGGCCGCGGCCGCGCGAGCGCTGGGTCACGAGTATCAGGCCATCACCGATCATTCGCCGCGCCTGCGCGTCGCCCGCGGACTCTCGGCCGAGCGGCTGCGGGAGCAGATGCCGCTCGTGCGGGCCGAGTCCGGTGACGGCTTCACCCTGCTGACGGGCATCGAGGTCGACATCCTCGACGACGGCGCCCTCGATCAGGAGGAGCAGCTGCTGGGCGAACTGGACATCGTGGTCGCATCCGTCCACTCGAAGCTGCGGATGGACAGGCGGCCGATGACGGCGCGCATGCTCGCCGCGGTGGCGCATCCGCGCGTCAACGTGCTCGGACACTGCACCGGTCGCCTCGTCCAGGGCGAGCGCGGCACCCGCGCGGAGTCGCAGTTCGACGCCGAGGCGGTGTTCGCCGCCTGCGCCGAGAACGGTGTGGCCGTGGAGATCAATTCGCGTCCGGAGCGCCAGGATCCGCCGGACGAGCTGATCGCGATCGCGCTGGAGGCGGGCTGTCTCTTCTCCATCGACTCCGATGCGCATGCGCCGGGTCAGCTCTCGCTGCTCGATCACGGCGCGGAGCGTGCCGAACGGGCGGGCGTGCCCGCCGCGCGCATCATCACGACGTGGGGACTGGAACGGCTTCTCGCCTGGGCGCGGTGA
- the qcrB gene encoding cytochrome bc1 complex cytochrome b subunit — MSTATLSKEDKDNKAPLGGRFVGAASNYIDERTSISGLVKELGRKIFPDHWSFMLGEIALWSFVVVFLSGTFLTFFFQASMVETHYTGAYAPMRGIEMSAALESSLHISFDLRGGLLVRQIHHWAALVFVAGIGVHMLRVFFTGAFRKPRELNWVIGFVLFILAMAEGFTGYSLPDDLLSGNGLRIIDGMIKGFPLVGTWISFLLFGGEFPGTDIVGRLYTLHILLLPLLVIGLIAVHLMLMIVNKHTQFAGPGRTNDNVVGYPMMPVYMSKMGGYLFIVFGTIVLIATFFQINPIWNYGPYDPSPVSAGTQPDWYIGFADGALRLAPSNLDVVFLDHTWSFGILLPVIVLGLFIVLVAVYPFIEAWITGDKREHHIAQRPRNAATRTAIGVAGVIFYAVLWAAASSDLIATHFMLTMEGVIHTLQALLFVGPVLGYFVAKRIALALQKKDREIVLHGFESGRIVRLPGGEFIEVHQPVDKYDRWKLIDVDGYEPLVVRPNAKGRISWTENMRSSISRWFFEDRLAPLTQAEVEAADAHQHHVEAHNEETEAAEIQGAHERAGAPDAPLSSSETHVDETANTPSSVISTEPVKKPRTKKKSEDGE; from the coding sequence TTGAGCACCGCAACGCTGTCCAAAGAGGACAAGGACAACAAGGCGCCCCTCGGCGGCCGATTCGTCGGCGCCGCGTCGAACTACATCGATGAGCGCACCAGCATCTCCGGACTCGTCAAGGAGCTCGGACGCAAGATCTTCCCCGACCACTGGTCGTTCATGCTCGGCGAGATCGCGCTGTGGAGCTTCGTGGTCGTGTTCCTGTCCGGAACCTTCCTGACGTTCTTCTTCCAGGCCTCCATGGTCGAGACCCACTACACCGGTGCGTACGCCCCGATGCGCGGTATCGAGATGTCTGCGGCCCTCGAGTCGTCGCTGCACATCTCGTTCGACCTCCGCGGTGGTCTCCTGGTCCGCCAGATCCACCACTGGGCAGCTCTCGTCTTCGTCGCAGGAATCGGCGTGCACATGCTGCGCGTCTTCTTCACCGGAGCGTTCCGCAAGCCGCGTGAACTCAACTGGGTGATCGGATTCGTCCTCTTCATCCTCGCGATGGCCGAGGGCTTCACCGGCTACTCGCTGCCTGACGACCTGCTGTCGGGCAACGGCCTGCGCATCATCGACGGCATGATCAAGGGCTTCCCGCTCGTCGGCACCTGGATCTCGTTCCTGCTGTTCGGCGGCGAGTTCCCCGGCACCGACATCGTGGGCCGCCTCTACACGCTGCACATCCTGCTGCTCCCGCTCCTGGTCATCGGACTGATCGCGGTGCACCTGATGCTCATGATCGTGAACAAGCACACGCAGTTCGCCGGCCCCGGCCGCACGAACGACAACGTCGTGGGCTACCCGATGATGCCGGTCTACATGTCGAAGATGGGCGGATACCTGTTCATCGTGTTCGGCACGATCGTGCTGATCGCGACGTTCTTCCAGATCAACCCGATCTGGAACTACGGTCCCTACGACCCCTCCCCCGTGTCCGCCGGTACCCAGCCCGACTGGTACATCGGCTTCGCGGACGGCGCGCTGCGATTGGCGCCGTCGAACCTCGACGTCGTGTTCCTCGACCACACGTGGTCGTTCGGAATCCTGCTCCCGGTGATCGTGCTCGGTCTGTTCATCGTTCTCGTGGCCGTCTACCCCTTCATCGAGGCGTGGATCACCGGCGACAAGCGCGAGCACCACATCGCTCAGCGTCCCCGCAACGCGGCGACCCGCACCGCCATCGGCGTGGCCGGCGTCATCTTCTACGCGGTGCTCTGGGCTGCTGCCTCGTCCGACCTCATCGCGACGCACTTCATGCTCACGATGGAGGGTGTGATCCACACGCTCCAGGCTCTGCTGTTCGTCGGACCGGTGCTCGGGTACTTCGTCGCCAAGCGCATCGCGCTGGCGCTGCAGAAGAAGGACCGCGAGATCGTCCTCCACGGCTTCGAGTCGGGCCGCATCGTCCGCCTCCCCGGCGGCGAGTTCATCGAGGTGCACCAGCCGGTCGACAAGTACGACCGCTGGAAGCTCATCGACGTCGACGGTTACGAGCCGCTCGTCGTCCGCCCGAACGCGAAGGGCCGCATCTCGTGGACCGAGAACATGCGTTCGTCGATCTCCCGCTGGTTCTTCGAAGACCGTCTCGCCCCGCTCACGCAGGCCGAGGTCGAGGCTGCGGATGCTCACCAGCACCACGTCGAGGCTCACAACGAGGAGACCGAGGCCGCCGAGATCCAGGGCGCCCACGAGCGTGCCGGCGCCCCTGATGCGCCGCTCAGCTCGAGCGAGACGCACGTCGACGAAACGGCCAACACGCCCAGCTCGGTCATCTCGACCGAGCCGGTGAAGAAGCCCCGCACGAAGAAGAAGTCGGAGGACGGCGAGTAA
- the ctaE gene encoding aa3-type cytochrome oxidase subunit III, with the protein MRESCPGIGHNGRVTTSATYAPAARTIKRPNPVAVGTIVWLGSEVMFFAGLFAIYFTLRSTSPELWADRTELLNVPFAFVNTAILVLSSFTCQMGVFAAEDLQPYKLGKGQKNGAGRRRLFGWGMVEWFFLTFALGAIFVSGQVWEYATLVAEGMPISADSYASAFYLTTGFHALHVTGGLIAFLLVIGRAYAVKNFRHKEATSSIVVSYYWHFVDVVWIVLFVVIYFLK; encoded by the coding sequence ATGCGAGAATCATGCCCCGGGATCGGCCATAATGGAAGGGTGACGACCTCAGCGACGTATGCCCCGGCGGCAAGAACGATCAAGCGCCCCAACCCGGTAGCTGTCGGCACCATTGTGTGGCTCGGCAGCGAGGTGATGTTCTTCGCGGGACTCTTCGCGATCTACTTCACGCTCCGCAGCACCTCCCCCGAGCTGTGGGCCGACCGCACCGAGCTGCTGAACGTGCCGTTCGCCTTCGTGAACACGGCCATCCTGGTGCTCTCGTCCTTCACCTGCCAGATGGGCGTGTTCGCTGCTGAAGACCTGCAGCCGTACAAGCTCGGCAAGGGCCAGAAGAACGGTGCCGGCCGACGCCGCCTGTTCGGCTGGGGCATGGTCGAGTGGTTCTTCCTCACCTTCGCGCTCGGCGCGATCTTCGTCTCCGGCCAGGTGTGGGAGTACGCCACCCTCGTCGCCGAGGGCATGCCCATCAGCGCGGACTCCTACGCCTCCGCGTTCTACCTGACGACGGGCTTCCACGCCCTTCACGTCACCGGCGGACTCATCGCCTTCCTGCTCGTCATCGGACGCGCGTACGCCGTCAAGAACTTCCGGCACAAGGAGGCGACGTCCTCGATCGTCGTCTCCTACTACTGGCACTTCGTCGACGTCGTCTGGATCGTGCTGTTCGTCGTTATCTACTTCCTGAAATAA